GACGCGTCGGGGCCGGCGCTCGCCCACGTAGCGGATCATCCCCGATGTCGAGCCCACGAAATCCGCCTCGGCGAGCACGTCGGGCGGGCACTCGGGGTGCGCGACGATCTCGACGTCGGGCACCTGCTGGCGGTAGAGGCCCAGGTCGGCTGCGGTGAAGCGCTCGTGCACCTCGCAGTGGCCCCGCCACAGGATCACCTCGACGGCGGTCTGGGTGGAGACGTGGCGGGCGAGGTACTCGTCGGGGAGCATGATCACCCGGTCCACGCCGAAGGACTCGACCACCTCGACCGCGTTCGCGGACGTGCAGCACACGTCCGACTCGGCCTTCACCTCCGCGGAGGTGTTGACGTAGCACACCACCGGCACGCCGGGGTGACGCTGGCGGAGCAGGCGGACGTCGGCGGCCGTGATCGATGCTGCCAACGAACAGCCGGCGTCGAGGTCGGGGATGAGCACGGTCCGGTCGGGACTGAGCAGCTTGGCGGTCTCCGCCATGAAGTGGACGCCGGCGAGCACGATCACGTCGGCGTCGGTGTCCGCGGCGCGGCGGGCCAGCGCGAGAGAGTCGCCGGTGATGTCCGCCACGCCGTGGAAGATCTCCGGCGTCTGGTAGTTGTGTGCGAGGATCACCGCGTTGCGGCGCCGCTTGAGGTCGTCGATCGCGGCGATCAGCGGCTGGTGGGCGGCCCACTCGATCGCGGGGATGGCCTCCAGCCGCCCCGGCGCCGGGGCGGGGCCGGTGGCTGGCTGCTCGGCAGGTGCGCGGACGGGACGGGAGCGGGCCGGCATCGCACACCTTATGCTCGACGTGAGTATAAAGAGGGCCGAGGCTAACCGCGCCTCCACCGGCGGTCAACAGCGCACGGCCGGCCGCGCGGGGCGGCTCATGTCGCCGCAGGCGGTCGCCGCCCGGTCGAGCCGTCAGCGCCCGCCGGGGACGCCCACTCCGGGAGCAGGCCGCTCGCGCAGCACCTCCCGGCGGAAGCGGAACAGCTCCGCGGGGCGGCCCCGTCGACGGCTCTCGTGGCGGCCGGTGCCCTCCACCAGCCGGCCTCGCTCCAACAGCCGACGGAAGTTCTGCTTGTGCAGCTCCACGCCCGAGAGAGCCTCGACCACCTGCTGCAACTGCAGCAGGGTGAACGTCTCCGGTAGCAGCTCGAACACCACGGGTCGGTAGCGCAACTTGCCGCGGAGGCGGCCCAGGGCCGTCGCGGCGATCCGCCGGTGATCCAGAGCCATCGGGCGACCCCAGGCCGCGTCCTGGCGGCCGCCGTGCGCTCCCGTGTGCAGCCCTCCACCACCGTCGCGCGCGGCCTCGGGCACCAGCCGCAACTCGTAGAGGAGTTCGTAGCGCTCGAGCACACGCTCGCGGTCCCACGGTGCGCCCCACAGCCCGAACGTGATCGCCGCCCGTTCCCGTCGCCCGCCGGCCACCGTCGCGTCCACCGATGCGCCCACCCACGCCTCCAGAGCCGGGACGACGTGACGGTCGATGGTCTCCGGGCGTTGTCCGCGCCAGTCCTCCCATGGCAGGTACGCGTACAGGTCATGCCAGCAGGCCTCGACCGCGGCCACCGGTGGGCTCTCGTGGACCAGCGCCAGGTACGCGACGGACAGCACGCGCGCGTCCGCGGCGGGCCAGCGGTCGCGGTCGCCGAACGTGTACAGCTGCTCGACGTAGCCCAGCTCCATCCCCGTCTGTTCCCACACCCACCGCCGCAACCCCAGCTCGAGAGTGCGGTCGCGGTCGGGATCGAGTGGCCCGAACGGCAGCGCGTCGAGCGGCTCCTCGCGGTCAGCGAGCGCGCCGACCGGCGGTCGCGCGACGATCAGCACCCGCGGGACCCCGGCGGTGACCGTGATGATCACCGCGTTCAGGCCCACCGTGACGTCAACGGCGATCGGTTGCTCCCCGGCCGGGTGCACGCGCGGAGCCGCCGCACGACGGTAGCGGCTACAGGTCCAGCGGACGGAGCGTGCGGGGAGCTGCGAGCCGGCCACCGCGGCCGAGTCGCCGCGCCAGCAGATCGTGCAACGCCGTGACGTCGCAGCCGACCGGGAGCACGATCGCGGTGTGGCGGCGGTGCTCCGCCCCGTCGGCTCCCTGCTCTCGGACGTCGAGGACCAGGACCGGATCGCCGGCGACACGTCGCACGCGCGCCAGGTGGACGTGGTCCCACGTCACCGCCGTCCGCCACCACAGCATCCGCGCGTAGATCCCTTCACCGTCGAGGTGTACCCACGCCATGCCGGGAACCAGCTGGGCGACGAAGAACGCCG
This Actinomycetota bacterium DNA region includes the following protein-coding sequences:
- the nadA gene encoding quinolinate synthase NadA encodes the protein MPARSRPVRAPAEQPATGPAPAPGRLEAIPAIEWAAHQPLIAAIDDLKRRRNAVILAHNYQTPEIFHGVADITGDSLALARRAADTDADVIVLAGVHFMAETAKLLSPDRTVLIPDLDAGCSLAASITAADVRLLRQRHPGVPVVCYVNTSAEVKAESDVCCTSANAVEVVESFGVDRVIMLPDEYLARHVSTQTAVEVILWRGHCEVHERFTAADLGLYRQQVPDVEIVAHPECPPDVLAEADFVGSTSGMIRYVGERRPRRVVLLTECSMSDNVAVAYPDVEFLRPCNLCPHMKRITLTKILRCLERLEHRVEIPPATAARARQAVERMLAIGRGASG